The proteins below come from a single Felis catus isolate Fca126 chromosome A1, F.catus_Fca126_mat1.0, whole genome shotgun sequence genomic window:
- the LOC111558276 gene encoding translation initiation factor IF-2 isoform X2: MTVTGQTASSTTRSLAVTWGGRRRSQAAGRSAGSGRGPGEPVPNPGVGLEKNPPSVACRLLAPTAGAFRASRRGHARFKEPGRPARPSAEKGLEPGLRPRVSRKELAAPAGPPCSFGRPWALGRGARRPGSGAGPGVVRAGGEGALWPAAAAWSLQRWPRRSPRPLNGGGRSRPGRAYVCPRRFNLGKKEN; this comes from the exons ATGACTGTCACCGGACAGACCGCCTCTAGCACGACGCGAAGCCTTGCTGTCacttggggaggaaggagaaggagccagGCCGCTGGCAGGAGCGCAGGCAGCGGCAGAG GTCCAGGGGAGCCCGTCCCAAACCCAGGTGTCGGGCTTGAGAAGAACCCACCCTCCGTGGCCTGCAGGCTTCTGGCTCCTA CCGCCGGTGCCTTTAGAGCGAGTCGGCGTGGACACGCACGTTTCAAGGAGCCGGGGCGTCCTGCGAGGCCGAGCGCGGAGAAAGGCCTGGAGCCGGGCTTGCGCCCGAGGGTCTCTCGGAAGGAGCTGGCGGCGCCGGCCGGGCCGCCTTGCAGCTTCGGTCGGCCCTGGGCTCTCGGGCGGGGCGCGAGGAGGCCGGGGAGCGGCGCGGGCCCGGGAGTCGTGCGCGCGGGCGGCGAGGGGGCGCTGTGGCCCGCGGCTGCGGCCTGGTCCCTGCAGCGGTGGCCCCGGCGCAGTCCCCGGCCACTGAACGGCGGTGGGCGCTCTCGCCCCGGCCGGGCCTACGTCTGCCCGCGTCGCTTTAActtggggaagaaggaaaactag
- the LOC111558276 gene encoding translation initiation factor IF-2 isoform X1 has protein sequence MTVTGQTASSTTRSLAVTWGGRRRSQAAGRSAGSGRGRPGPGEPVPNPGVGLEKNPPSVACRLLAPTAGAFRASRRGHARFKEPGRPARPSAEKGLEPGLRPRVSRKELAAPAGPPCSFGRPWALGRGARRPGSGAGPGVVRAGGEGALWPAAAAWSLQRWPRRSPRPLNGGGRSRPGRAYVCPRRFNLGKKEN, from the exons ATGACTGTCACCGGACAGACCGCCTCTAGCACGACGCGAAGCCTTGCTGTCacttggggaggaaggagaaggagccagGCCGCTGGCAGGAGCGCAGGCAGCGGCAGAGGTAGGCCAG GTCCAGGGGAGCCCGTCCCAAACCCAGGTGTCGGGCTTGAGAAGAACCCACCCTCCGTGGCCTGCAGGCTTCTGGCTCCTA CCGCCGGTGCCTTTAGAGCGAGTCGGCGTGGACACGCACGTTTCAAGGAGCCGGGGCGTCCTGCGAGGCCGAGCGCGGAGAAAGGCCTGGAGCCGGGCTTGCGCCCGAGGGTCTCTCGGAAGGAGCTGGCGGCGCCGGCCGGGCCGCCTTGCAGCTTCGGTCGGCCCTGGGCTCTCGGGCGGGGCGCGAGGAGGCCGGGGAGCGGCGCGGGCCCGGGAGTCGTGCGCGCGGGCGGCGAGGGGGCGCTGTGGCCCGCGGCTGCGGCCTGGTCCCTGCAGCGGTGGCCCCGGCGCAGTCCCCGGCCACTGAACGGCGGTGGGCGCTCTCGCCCCGGCCGGGCCTACGTCTGCCCGCGTCGCTTTAActtggggaagaaggaaaactag